The Tubulanus polymorphus chromosome 1, tnTubPoly1.2, whole genome shotgun sequence genome contains a region encoding:
- the LOC141912733 gene encoding dipeptidyl peptidase 3-like isoform X2, whose product MSRIIGRLVRSLTTTSSLIKPSSIFIKPAAAAVRSTPGFIVNFRSYSEIIEEEKRMTDLSQYILPNETGICLLEYETAYNGLTDTEKQYAHYIGQASWYGGLICLLQTSPEAPVVYSLLQKIFRAESVEKLEAVAKESGVCQEEFVAFQIYASAIYSNMGNYKSFGDSKIIPNINKDKLELIIKNSEAFKNDPKNVNKLWDAVKDDIYDLEERKKSLGLGKKGITTYFSSNCDQTDADLIQEFFKEKNLSAYNTRLFKTVDNAGKPVYEIRLASVDTTDSKQVGGYRAVPEIGTYQFTPKHKDEAVTINVVRGDYSPLLKQVVDNLNKAKQFASNENQKRMLEGYIESFTTGSIPAHKDGSRYWIKDRGPIVENYIGFIESYRDPAKTRGEFEGFVAVVNKEMSAKFTELVEHAEHLLPQLPWPSAYEMDKFLRPDFTSLDVMVFSGSGIPAGINIPNYDEIRQDEGFKNVSLGNVLSAGYKDTKVTFLTDSDKELFQEYKGASFEVQVGLHELLGHGSGKLFQREADGKFNFDIDHVKHTETDDKIKSWYEPGETWNSKFLNISCSYEECRAECVGLYLCLNSEVLRIFGHDGDKADDIIYVNWLCMVRAGLLALEFYNPQSRAWGQAHMQARHVILRVLLEAGEGLVTLNKTVGEDGDPDLLIQLDRSKISSVGKPAIGKFLRKLQVYKATGDYKSGKGLYDHYSTIHDDEDPHFLRLRTIVLNRKQPRKMFVQCNTTVEDGKVSMKSYESTPAGLIQSFIDRYPEQIETELLKLAENDKHHFNY is encoded by the exons ttattcagagatAATTGAAGAAGAGAAAAGAATGACTGATTTATCGCAGTATATTTTACCGAATGAAACCGGTATTTGTTTGTTAGAATATGAAACAGCGTATAATGGTTTAACTGATACAGAGAAACAATACGCTCACTATATAGGACAGGCTAGTTGGTATGGAGGTCTCATCTGTCTATTACAG ACGTCTCCCGAAGCGCCAGTTGTTTATAGTCTGTTACAGAAGATTTTCCGCGCTGAATCCGTTGAGAAGCTGGAAGCGGTTGCTAAGGAATCTGGCGTCTGCCAAGAGGAGTTCGTCGCATTTCAGATTTATGCGTCTGCTATCTATTCTAACATGGGCAATTATAAATCTTTTGGCGACAGTAAAATAATTCCAAACATCAACAAG GATAAACTGGAGTTGATCATTAAAAACAGTGAAGCTTTTAAAAACGATCCTAAAAATGTCAATAAATTATGGGACGCCGtgaaagatgatatttatgatTTAGAAGAGAGAAAGAAATCGTTAGGTCTCGGAAAAAAG ggAATTACGACttatttctcatcaaattgCGATCAAACTGATGCTGATCTCATTCAGGAATTCTTCAAGGAAAAG aatttaagCGCCTATAACACAAGATTGTTTAAAACTGTAGATAACGCTGGGAAACCTGTTTATGAAATCAGATTAGCTTCAGTTGATACAACAG atAGTAAACAGGTCGGAGGATATAGAGCAGTTCCAGAAATCGGAACTTATCAATTCACGCCGAAACATAAAGACGAAGCAGTAACTATAAACGTAGTTCGAGGGGATTATTCACCGTTACTCAAACAGGTCGTCGACAATTTGAATAAAGCGAAACAATTCGCGTCGAATGAGAATCAGAAAAGAATGTTAGAAGGATATATCGAGAGTTTTACAACCGGTTCGATACCAGCTCATAAAGACGGCTCGAGATACTGGATCAAAGATAGAGGACCGATCGTTGAGAA TTATATCGGTTTTATAGAGTCGTACCGAGATCCAGCAAAAACAAGAGGAGAATTTGAAG gatttGTTGCTGTTGTGAATAAAGAAATGAGCGCGAAATTCACGGAATTAGTCGAACACGCCGAACACCTGTTACCACAGTTACCGTGGCCGTCTGCTTACGAGATGGATAAATTCTTACGCCCTGATTTTACGTCGTTAGATGTGATGGTTTTCAGCGGTAGCGGAATACCAGCGGGAATCAATATTCCTAACT acGATGAAATCCGTCAAGACGAAGGCTTTAAGAATGTGTCGCTAGGCAACGTGTTATCAGCCGGATATAAAGACACTAAAGTCACATTCCTTACCGACTCGGACAAG GAGTTATTCCAGGAGTATAAAGGTGCATCGTTTGAAGTTCAGGTCGGGCTTCACGAATTGTTGGGTCACGGCAGCGGAAAACTTTTCCAACGTGAAGCGGATGGAAAATTCAACTTCGATATCGACCACGTTAAACACACTGAAACTGATGACAAG ATTAAATCATGGTATGAACCTGGAGAAACTTGGAATtctaaatttttgaatataaGCTGCTCATACGAAGAATGCAGAGCGGAATGTGTCGGTCTTTATTTGTGTCTGAATTCAGAAGTTTTGAG AATATTTGGTCACGATGGAGATAAAGCCGATGATATAATCTATGTGAATTGGTTATGTATGGTTAGAGCAGGTTTACTGGCTTTAGAATTCTACAACCCACAGTCGAGAGCTTGGGGTCAG gctCATATGCAAGCGAGGCATGtgattttgagggttctgttAGAAGCCGGTGAAGGACTCGTAACTTTGAATAAAACCGTCGGTGAAGATGGCGATCCTGATTTACTGATTCAACTAGATAGAAGTAAAATATCATCTGTAGGAAAACCAGCGATCGGAAAATTCCTCAGGAAATTACag GTGTATAAAGCTACCGGTGATTATAAATCAGGTAAAGGTTTATATGATCATTATTCTACGATTCATGACGATGAAGATCCACATTTCTTACGATTGCGGACGATCGTTTTAAATCGTAAACAACCGAGGAAAATGTTCGTCCAGTGTAACACAACAGTTGAAG ATGGTAAAGTATCGATGAAATCGTACGAATCCACTCCTGCTGGTTTAATTCAATCGTTTATTGACAGATATCCAGAGCAAATCGAAACTGAACTGTTGAAACTCGCTGAAAATGATaaacatcatttcaattattga
- the LOC141915102 gene encoding uncharacterized protein LOC141915102: MAAVLDASSVKLLHVVIERNNDPAQNGKEEKEEEMSSVENDEAATGDDNTDDDDDDDLDEEDLLNEVQMLPDYMKEEGEQQDSGEEQLDSGEEQADSAEEDEQQDSEEEEKQDSGEEEEKEDSGEEQQDSEEGEQQDSEEDDKDSGKRGFLCPRCGDVFRREGNLKRHLASNCPTDGLFHCDQCEKTFEKKCNLRGHMIIHSENKPFHCDICEKKFHRKKGLKRHLLVHSGETPYECAICKKRFNTSSSLCTHRRIHSGERPHPCDRCDAAFITLQSLKTHRAAVHSGLKPFKCDKCEKRFATKGNLGRHYSSHSDRRPFVCEICAMAFKSSEKLKRHHSSVHSGLKPHVCPICNFAFAQKDNLIAHVRTHTGERKFNCTQCDHAFYTSSQLRAHFNGKHSGLRIHQCHLCDRRYSWAAALRRHIRVHQRDYKHVCSVCSKRFIDKSKLTRHSKTHEKRPRTGSSPRRPARKRKTVETDLKMKTEPGFIPSHRFNTRSRNNNNTLLDCSMIKTEPIT, translated from the exons ATGGCGGCTGTTTTAGACGCAAGCAGCGTCAAGTTGCTACATGTGGTTATTGAGAGGAATAACGATCCCGCACAGAACGGAAAAGAGGAAAAAGAGGAGGAGATGAGTAGTGTAGAGAATGATGAGGCTGCAACAGGTGACGATAAtacagatgatgatgatgatgacgatttgGATGAGGAAGATTTGTTGAATGAAGTTCAAATGTTACCTGATTATATGAAAGAAGAGGGAGAGCAGCAGGACTCAGGAGAAGAACAGCTGGACTCAGGAGAAGAGCAGGCAGACTCAGCAGAAGAGGACGAACAGCAGGACTCAGAAGAGGAAGAAAAGCAGGACTCAGGAGAAGAGGAAGAAAAGGAGGACTCGGGAGAAGAGCAGCAGGACTCTGAAGAGGGAGAACAGCAGGATTCTGAAGAGGATGACAAAG ATAGTGGTAAACGTGGGTTTCTGTGTCCGAGGTGCGGAGATGTATTTCGACGCGAGGGTAACCTGAAGCGCCACCTGGCCAGTAATTGTCCAACGGATGGATTGTTTCATTGCGACCAATGCGAAAAAACGTTTGAGAAAAAATGCAATTTACGAGGTCACATGATAATCCACTCGGAAAACAAACCATTTCATTGCGATATCTGCGAGAAAAAGTTCCATCGTAAAAAAGGATTAAAGCGCCATCTACTGGTTCATAGCGGCGAAACTCCGTACGAGTGCGCCATCTGTAAGAAACGTTTCAACACGTCGAGTTCGCTGTGTACTCATCGTAGGATTCACAGCGGGGAACGACCGCACCCGTGCGACAGGTGCGACGCTGCTTTTATAACGTTACAGAGTCTCAAAACGCACCGAGCAGCCGTACACTCCGGACTTAAACCATTTAAATGTGATAAATGTGAAAAACGGTTCGCTACGAAGGGAAATCTAGGTCGGCATTATAGTTCCCATAGCGACCGTCGTCCGTTTGTTTGTGAAATCTGCGCGATGGCGTTTAAATCTAGTGAGAAACTGAAACGCCATCATTCGAGCGTTCATTCCGGTTTAAAACCTCACGTCTGCCCGATTTGTAATTTTGCGTTTGCGCAGAAAGATAATTTGATCGCTCACGTACGAACTCACACGGGCGAACGTAAGTTTAACTGTACTCAGTGCGATCACGCGTTCTACACGAGTTCACAACTCAGAGCTCACTTTAACGGTAAACACAGCGGTCTGAGAATACATCAGTGTCATCTGTGCGACCGACGTTACTCGTGGGCGGCTGCGTTACGTCGTCATATACGAGTTCATCAACGAGATTATAAACACGTCTGCTCCGTCTGCTCGAAACGTTTCATCGATAAATCGAAATTAACTCGTCATTCGAAAACTCACGAGAAACGACCGAGAACCGGGTCATCGCCACGACGACCGGCGCGGAAACGGAAGACAGTTGAAACcgatttaaaaatgaaaactgaacCTGGTTTTATTCCCAGTCATAGGTTTAATACTAGATCcaggaataataataatacattgtTAGATTGTAGTATGATTAAAACTGAACCTATAACTTAA
- the LOC141915098 gene encoding uncharacterized protein LOC141915098, with product MNSTPYSNRYKAMKNEEVTYTLPEGRVEELTDKIARNRELSAATNKRRRALAIKKKIEQQREEKRRQEILSKRRERQKEATEKFQRQNKQYKQKIQQDNITVEDALRAIRGSPQPTIRQPSPQPHHPSPSQHRQQSPSHNNRYDSNYNGSCYNNFGFSSRSEAQTIPASTNNKYAYLINRLNQTDYQQQQQGHNLLDLFNRSHNNLSNSRQLFEHQLHQQQLQHQQLLIEHQKQTLQQFNDALATEILNDNKIQGVDDDEENNEEVIDDNDSLSSKDSLNDDRPKITRHPEQDSDIATGNSHNNPQHDYDFGNNRNTVINDRVPIATPTNTGTRTAARTDSSIRTPAGTNTNSRTTAGTNTNSRTAAGTNINTRTAGNNTDSRTAAGNNTDSRTAAGTNTVSRTAAGTNTDSRTAAGTNTDSRTAAGTNTDSRTAAARVLQILNDDSLVKLRNEYTTNNNNSGSSGCGGPSGGSGTDKQQTLKGILKRSDIAAENGVDHNVPSIKGISLNHAIKKDKVRDSIDVNKKNLQLKQASRKKKVRQKKKSVRFVDLVYEDSDDDDDDDDESYEDIEEEIITEEPVETSIKPVETPPTQTRNTISLKSNYSKPVVNHVPAPPGYARPVSARVISSALNKPPQSKPRISSAPVTRRGGGNQDTVTRRGGYPDTKPPIAVRNAFVDINVDGNHGNRKTNRPPPHDLHKGQMDHYSQTYRDQIENGSGDTVTEVDHHGNAGGAMIRLDKTPTDAEINWLWNKVRTCLNRDSPINTTRSELQRPSSQQQQLRLLNSDRSGGGGGGGVVVHGRSLSNNRRNIKQSEITPKNGLSESMAAFLTAETLSNESMNEVDINKVMDQAQRKQQVYNRIKQQHPHRDPTTLSIEEQQLMMSLDRLNERLRLNGTAGGSQTAPVTHHNAAAAAAWRPQSGFRGHVPLSAAAGAGAVREESATAAAGQHYTNNTHHRSGINRPTYNKPHLKGW from the exons AAATCGCTATAAAgcgatgaaaaatgaagagGTCACGTATACTTTGCCTGAAGGTCGTGTGGAGGAATTGACCGATAAAATTGCTAGAAATCGAGAACTTTCAGCAGCGACAAATAAAAGAAGAAG AGCGCTCgcgataaagaaaaaaatagaacaaCAACGAGAAGAAAAAAGACGTCAGGAGATTTTATCGAAACGTCGCGAACGACAGAAAGAAGCAACGGAGAAATTCCAacgacaaaataaacaatataaacagaaaatacaacaGGATAACA TTACCGTTGAAGATGCGTTAAGGGCAATCAGAGGGAGTCCTCAACCAACAATCAGACAACCGTCCCCTCAGCCTCATCATCCGTCGCCATCACAACACAGACAACAATCACCGTCGCACAACAACAGATACGATTCTAACTATAACGGATCGTGTTATAATAATTTTGGATTTAGTTCTCGTTCAGAAGCACAAACTATTCCAGCATCGACTAATAATAAATACGCGTATCTGATAAACAGATTAAACCAGACTGactaccagcagcagcagcagggaCACAATTTACTGGATTTATTCAATCGAAGTCACAATAATCTATCAAACAGTCGTCAGTTGTTTGAACATCAGCTgcatcagcagcagctgcagcatcAGCAGCTGTTGATCGAACATCAGAAACAAACTCTACAACAATTCAATGACGCTTTAGCAACTGAAATACTCAACGACAATAAGATACAAggtgttgatgatgatgaagagaATAATGAAGAGGTGATAGATGATAATGATAGTTTATCGAGTAAAGATAGTTTAAACGATGACCGTCCAAAAATAACGCGTCACCCGGAGCAGGATAGCGACATCGCCACCGGCAACAGTCACAACAATCCGCAGCATGATTACGACTTCGGCAACAATCGTAATACTGTTATCAATGATCGAGTTCCTATAGCAACACCGACTAATACCGGTACTCGGACTGCGGCTAGGACTGATTCCAGTATTCGGACTCCAGCTGGGACTAACACGAATAGCCGGACTACGGCTGGGACTAACACGAATAGCCGGACTGCGGCTGGTACAAATATTAATACTCGGACTGCTGGTAATAACACTGATAGCCGGACTGCAGCTGGTAATAACACTGATAGCCGGACTGCGGCTGGGACTAACACTGTTAGCCGGACCGCGGCTGGGACTAACACTGATAGCCGGACTGCGGCTGGGACTAACACTGATAGCCGGACCGCGGCTGGGACTAACACTGATAGCCGGACTGCGGCTGCGAGGGTTTTGCAGATTTTAAATGATGATAGCTTAGTAAAATTACGCAATGAATACACCactaataataacaatagtgGGTCCTCGGGCTGCGGTGGGCCCTCGGGCGGCTCCGGAACAGATAAACAACAAACACTGAAAGGAATATTAAAACGTAGTGATATAGCAGCTGAGAACGGAGTAGATCACAATGTTCCGTCTATTAAAGGAATCAGTTTAAATCACGCGATAAAAAAAGATAAAGTTCGTGACAGCATCGACGTAAACAAGAAAAACTTACAACTGAAACAAGCTTCAAGAAAAAAG AAAGTTCGTCAGAAGAAGAAATCAGTTCGTTTTGTTGATCTTGTTTATGAAGacagtgatgatgatgatgatgacgatgatgaaagTTATGAAGATATCGAGGAGGAGATTATTACTGAAGAACCCGTTGAAACGTCAATCAAACCGGTAGAGACTCCGCCCACTCAGACTAGGAATACAATATCGTTAAAATCTAATTATTCTAAACCGGTTGTCAATCACGTACCGGCGCCGCCCGGTTACGCTCGTCCGGTGTCCGCTCGTGTGATCAGCTCCGCGTTAAATAAACCACCGCAATCTAAACCAAGAATATCCAGCGCTCCCGTTACCAGGCGCGGCGGCGGTAACCAGGATACCGTTACCAGGCGCGGCGGTTACCCGGATACCAAACCTCCGATCGCCGTTAGAAACGCATTCGTCGATATCAACGTAGACGGTAACCACGGTAATCGTAAAACTAATCGTCCGCCTCCGCACGACCTTCACAAAGGTCAAATGGATCATTATTCGCAGACGTATCGCGATCAGATAGAAAACGGTAGCGGAGATACAGTAACAGAGGTAGATCACCACGGTAACGCTGGTGGTGCGATGATTCGTTTAGATAAAACACCGACTGACGCCGAGATCAACTGGTTGTGGAATAAAGTACGAACTTGTTTAAACAGAGATTCACCGATTAATACAACCAGATCAGAATTACAACGCCCGTCGTCGCAGCAACAACAGTTACGATTGTTGAATAGTGATCGTAGcggaggaggaggaggtggAGGGGTCGTCGTACACGGCAGGAGTTTATCTAATAACAGACGCAATATTAAACAATCCGAAATTACTCCAAAAAACGGCT TGAGTGAAAGTATGGCTGCATTTTTAACGGCTGAAACTTTGAGTAACGAAAGTATGAACGAGGTTGATATAAATAAAGTGATGGATCAAGCTCAACGCAAGCAGCAGGTTTATAATAGAATTAAACAACAACATCCGCATAGAG ATCCTACGACGTTGTCAATAGAAGAACAACAGTTAATGATGTCATTAGATCGACTGAATGAGAGACTAAGAT TGAATGGAACTGCAGGAGGTTCACAGACTGCACCAGTTACACATCAcaatgcagcagcagcagcagcgtgGAGACCACAG TCTGGTTTCCGGGGACATGTACCACTGAGTgcagctgctggtgctggtgctgttAGAGAGGAATCAGCTACAGCTGCTGCAGGACAACACTACACTAACAATACACATCACAGATCTGGTATCAATAGACCCACCTATAATAAACCACATCTTAAAGGATGGTAG
- the LOC141912733 gene encoding dipeptidyl peptidase 3-like isoform X1, with protein MSRIIGRLVRSLTTTSSLIKPSSIFIKPAAAAVRSTPGFIVNFRSCISGRRGIMASPQVVEKAKELRAERQRSYSEIIEEEKRMTDLSQYILPNETGICLLEYETAYNGLTDTEKQYAHYIGQASWYGGLICLLQTSPEAPVVYSLLQKIFRAESVEKLEAVAKESGVCQEEFVAFQIYASAIYSNMGNYKSFGDSKIIPNINKDKLELIIKNSEAFKNDPKNVNKLWDAVKDDIYDLEERKKSLGLGKKGITTYFSSNCDQTDADLIQEFFKEKNLSAYNTRLFKTVDNAGKPVYEIRLASVDTTDSKQVGGYRAVPEIGTYQFTPKHKDEAVTINVVRGDYSPLLKQVVDNLNKAKQFASNENQKRMLEGYIESFTTGSIPAHKDGSRYWIKDRGPIVENYIGFIESYRDPAKTRGEFEGFVAVVNKEMSAKFTELVEHAEHLLPQLPWPSAYEMDKFLRPDFTSLDVMVFSGSGIPAGINIPNYDEIRQDEGFKNVSLGNVLSAGYKDTKVTFLTDSDKELFQEYKGASFEVQVGLHELLGHGSGKLFQREADGKFNFDIDHVKHTETDDKIKSWYEPGETWNSKFLNISCSYEECRAECVGLYLCLNSEVLRIFGHDGDKADDIIYVNWLCMVRAGLLALEFYNPQSRAWGQAHMQARHVILRVLLEAGEGLVTLNKTVGEDGDPDLLIQLDRSKISSVGKPAIGKFLRKLQVYKATGDYKSGKGLYDHYSTIHDDEDPHFLRLRTIVLNRKQPRKMFVQCNTTVEDGKVSMKSYESTPAGLIQSFIDRYPEQIETELLKLAENDKHHFNY; from the exons CGCAG ttattcagagatAATTGAAGAAGAGAAAAGAATGACTGATTTATCGCAGTATATTTTACCGAATGAAACCGGTATTTGTTTGTTAGAATATGAAACAGCGTATAATGGTTTAACTGATACAGAGAAACAATACGCTCACTATATAGGACAGGCTAGTTGGTATGGAGGTCTCATCTGTCTATTACAG ACGTCTCCCGAAGCGCCAGTTGTTTATAGTCTGTTACAGAAGATTTTCCGCGCTGAATCCGTTGAGAAGCTGGAAGCGGTTGCTAAGGAATCTGGCGTCTGCCAAGAGGAGTTCGTCGCATTTCAGATTTATGCGTCTGCTATCTATTCTAACATGGGCAATTATAAATCTTTTGGCGACAGTAAAATAATTCCAAACATCAACAAG GATAAACTGGAGTTGATCATTAAAAACAGTGAAGCTTTTAAAAACGATCCTAAAAATGTCAATAAATTATGGGACGCCGtgaaagatgatatttatgatTTAGAAGAGAGAAAGAAATCGTTAGGTCTCGGAAAAAAG ggAATTACGACttatttctcatcaaattgCGATCAAACTGATGCTGATCTCATTCAGGAATTCTTCAAGGAAAAG aatttaagCGCCTATAACACAAGATTGTTTAAAACTGTAGATAACGCTGGGAAACCTGTTTATGAAATCAGATTAGCTTCAGTTGATACAACAG atAGTAAACAGGTCGGAGGATATAGAGCAGTTCCAGAAATCGGAACTTATCAATTCACGCCGAAACATAAAGACGAAGCAGTAACTATAAACGTAGTTCGAGGGGATTATTCACCGTTACTCAAACAGGTCGTCGACAATTTGAATAAAGCGAAACAATTCGCGTCGAATGAGAATCAGAAAAGAATGTTAGAAGGATATATCGAGAGTTTTACAACCGGTTCGATACCAGCTCATAAAGACGGCTCGAGATACTGGATCAAAGATAGAGGACCGATCGTTGAGAA TTATATCGGTTTTATAGAGTCGTACCGAGATCCAGCAAAAACAAGAGGAGAATTTGAAG gatttGTTGCTGTTGTGAATAAAGAAATGAGCGCGAAATTCACGGAATTAGTCGAACACGCCGAACACCTGTTACCACAGTTACCGTGGCCGTCTGCTTACGAGATGGATAAATTCTTACGCCCTGATTTTACGTCGTTAGATGTGATGGTTTTCAGCGGTAGCGGAATACCAGCGGGAATCAATATTCCTAACT acGATGAAATCCGTCAAGACGAAGGCTTTAAGAATGTGTCGCTAGGCAACGTGTTATCAGCCGGATATAAAGACACTAAAGTCACATTCCTTACCGACTCGGACAAG GAGTTATTCCAGGAGTATAAAGGTGCATCGTTTGAAGTTCAGGTCGGGCTTCACGAATTGTTGGGTCACGGCAGCGGAAAACTTTTCCAACGTGAAGCGGATGGAAAATTCAACTTCGATATCGACCACGTTAAACACACTGAAACTGATGACAAG ATTAAATCATGGTATGAACCTGGAGAAACTTGGAATtctaaatttttgaatataaGCTGCTCATACGAAGAATGCAGAGCGGAATGTGTCGGTCTTTATTTGTGTCTGAATTCAGAAGTTTTGAG AATATTTGGTCACGATGGAGATAAAGCCGATGATATAATCTATGTGAATTGGTTATGTATGGTTAGAGCAGGTTTACTGGCTTTAGAATTCTACAACCCACAGTCGAGAGCTTGGGGTCAG gctCATATGCAAGCGAGGCATGtgattttgagggttctgttAGAAGCCGGTGAAGGACTCGTAACTTTGAATAAAACCGTCGGTGAAGATGGCGATCCTGATTTACTGATTCAACTAGATAGAAGTAAAATATCATCTGTAGGAAAACCAGCGATCGGAAAATTCCTCAGGAAATTACag GTGTATAAAGCTACCGGTGATTATAAATCAGGTAAAGGTTTATATGATCATTATTCTACGATTCATGACGATGAAGATCCACATTTCTTACGATTGCGGACGATCGTTTTAAATCGTAAACAACCGAGGAAAATGTTCGTCCAGTGTAACACAACAGTTGAAG ATGGTAAAGTATCGATGAAATCGTACGAATCCACTCCTGCTGGTTTAATTCAATCGTTTATTGACAGATATCCAGAGCAAATCGAAACTGAACTGTTGAAACTCGCTGAAAATGATaaacatcatttcaattattga